One window of Cystobacter fuscus DSM 2262 genomic DNA carries:
- a CDS encoding DUF2378 family protein codes for MEQLLALAHPTDTCRGMFFNGLLDAARSLGGEPLRARCFAAVGERKFVDFFSYPITDFLRSIFLVAQELGPTHGGTEAVLRLLGRRATTDFAQSTVGKTLLALAGNDPGRVLAAVPNGCRASLSYGERSVEVLGEGHARFLARGDLLPRPYNEGMIAAAIELSSARDVQVRGERRGVLDVDYDVRWS; via the coding sequence ATGGAGCAACTCCTGGCGTTGGCCCATCCCACGGATACCTGCCGGGGCATGTTCTTCAACGGCCTGCTGGACGCCGCGCGCTCCCTGGGCGGCGAGCCGCTGCGGGCCCGATGCTTCGCGGCCGTGGGGGAGCGCAAGTTCGTGGACTTCTTCAGCTACCCCATCACGGACTTCCTGCGCTCCATCTTCCTCGTCGCGCAAGAGCTCGGCCCGACGCATGGGGGCACCGAGGCCGTCCTGCGCCTGCTCGGGCGGCGCGCGACGACGGACTTCGCCCAGTCCACCGTGGGCAAGACGCTGCTCGCGCTCGCCGGCAATGATCCCGGGCGGGTGCTCGCCGCCGTCCCCAATGGGTGCCGGGCCTCGCTGAGCTATGGCGAGCGCTCGGTGGAGGTGCTGGGAGAAGGGCACGCCCGGTTCCTGGCGCGTGGGGACTTGCTGCCCCGGCCGTATAACGAGGGGATGATCGCCGCCGCGATCGAGCTCTCCTCGGCTCGCGACGTCCAGGTGCGGGGCGAGCGCCGGGGCGTGCTCGACGTCGATTACGACGTGCGCTGGTCGTGA